In Brettanomyces bruxellensis chromosome 8, complete sequence, a genomic segment contains:
- the SSC1_2 gene encoding Hsp70 ATPase ssc1, with product MLSVRYSLIGSTVIAKSFVRGFSSCYHSQLCRSFVTESNAKPETEYSKVIGIDLGTTNSAVALVEGQKPRILENAEGTRTTPSTVAFTKNGDVLVGEPAKRQAVLNSENTFYATKRLIGRKFDDEEVQNDSKNVSYKIVKHDNGDAWVQTTVGNNVSYSPSQIGGLVLKEMKKIAEQDLAVKIKNAVITVPAYFNDSQRQATKTAGELVGLNVVRIVNEPTAASLAYGLNQNKNGTVAVYDLGGGTFDISILDIDDGVFEVRSTNGDTHLGGEDFDNLLVSYILKKFKEDQKSNVDITKNKMAMQRIKEAAEKAKIELSHVHVTKIQIPFLTSTDSVDFELKESELDNLSMHLIKKTLGPLKTALSDADLEKSDIDEIIMVGGMTRMPRIRKLVSDFFGKTPNVKVNPDEAVALGAAIQGAVLSGEVKDVLLLDVTPLTLGIETYGGLFSPLIPRGTTVPCKINTTYSTAVDGQNSIDINVYQGERPLIKDNKLIGKFKLSGIPPKPKGVPKIEVSFDIDADGIIKVSAADKESGKKSSITVFGKTGMSKEEIDNLVKKSKETTKEDQIRMNYLKHVNNLELIVFDSEQAMENLSAFITQQEKTTLNKKISIVKRMIEDSRKGDLFNVKLIKAAQDELKDETMEVIGNAGKRSRHAYHKGKADPKDN from the coding sequence ATGTTATCAGTGAGATATTCTTTAATCGGTAGTACTGTAATCGCCAAGTCTTTCGTGCGAGGATTTTCCAGTTGCTATCATTCCCAATTATGCAGATCATTTGTTACAGAATCAAATGCAAAGCCGGAAACAGAATACTCAAAGGTGATTGGAATTGATTTAGGAACAACAAATTCTGCAGTCGCATTAGTTGAAGGTCAGAAGCCACGAATTTTGGAAAACGCCGAGGGAACAAGAACCACCCCATCAACCGTGGCATTTACTAAGAATGGCGATGTATTGGTTGGCGAACCCGCAAAACGGCAGGCAGTGTTAAACAGtgaaaatacattttaCGCCACGAAGCGTCTTATAGGGAGgaaatttgatgatgaagaagttcaaaACGATTCCAAGAATGTTTCATACAAAATTGTCAAGCATGACAATGGGGATGCGTGGGTTCAAACCACAGTTGGAAATAACGTCTCGTATTCTCCATCTCAGATAGGTGGGCTTGTTTtgaaagagatgaagaaaattgcCGAGCAGGATCTTGCTGTGAAGATTAAGAACGCTGTGATAACAGTTCCAGCTTATTTTAACGATTCTCAAAGACAGGCAACTAAAACTGCGGGCGAGTTGGTTGGTTTAAATGTCGTGAGAATTGTGAATGAGCCTACAGCTGCATCACTTGCCTATGGTCTTAACCAGAATAAGAATGGCACGGTCGCAGTGTACGATTTGGGTGGTGGTACTTTTGATATCTCGATCTTGGATATAGATGATGGTGTTTTTGAGGTGAGATCAACCAATGGGGATACACATTTAGGAGGCGAGGATTTTGACAATTTGTTGGTatcatatattttgaagaagtttaaAGAAGATCAGAAAAGCAATGTGGATATAACCAAGAATAAGATGGCAATGCAAAGAATCAAGGAGGCCGCAGAAAAGGCAAAAATTGAGCTTTCGCATGTTCATGTGACGAAGATTCAGATACCATTTTTGACTAGCACGGATAGTGTAGACTTTGAACTCAAGGAGTCCGAACTCGACAATCTTTCCATGCATTTAATCAAGAAAACTCTTGGACCTTTGAAAACTGCTTTGTCTGATGCAGATCTTGAGAAAAGTGATATCGACGAGATAATAATGGTTGGAGGAATGACAAGAATGCCGAGAATAAGAAAGCTTGTCAGCGacttttttggaaagacgCCAAATGTTAAGGTTAACCCTGATGAGGCAGTTGCTTTGGGTGCTGCTATACAAGGTGCTGTTCTTTCAGGTGAAGTTAAAGATGTCCTCTTGTTGGATGTGACACCGTTAACTTTAGGAATTGAAACATACGGAGGTTTATTTTCACCATTAATTCCTCGTGGTACTACAGTCCCttgcaaaataaatacaacCTATTCTACTGCGGTGGACGGTCAGAATTCAATCGATATTAATGTTTACCAGGGAGAGAGACCACTTATTAAGGATAACAAATTAATTGGCAAATTCAAGCTTTCAGGAATACCACCAAAGCCAAAAGGTGTGCCTAAAATTGAGGTTTCATTTGATATAGATGCAGATGGAATCATCAAAGTGAGTGCCGCCGATAAGGAGAGTGGGAAGAAATCCTCAATTACTGTTTTTGGTAAAACCGGAATGTCAAAGGAAGAGATCGATAACTTGGTGAAGAAGAGTAAGGAGACAACAAAAGAGGACCAAATACGGATGAATTATTTGAAGCACGTTAATAATTTGGAGTTAATAGTGTTCGATAGTGAGCAGGCCATGGAAAATCTATCAGCATTCATTACTCAGCAGGAAAAGACTacattaaataaaaaaatcagCATcgtgaaaagaatgatcGAGGATTCAAGAAAGGGTGACCTCTTCAACGTAAAGTTAATCAAGGCAGCACAGGACGAGttgaaagatgaaactATGGAAGTTATAGGAAATGCTGGCAAGAGAAGTCGCCATGCTTATCATAAGGGAAAGGCCGATCCTAAAGATAAttaa
- a CDS encoding uncharacterized protein (BUSCO:EOG09261B18), with amino-acid sequence MELLQNFVSTQSATEGEVNDSITTIVDRLSHSTLISDRRSAILSLKSFSRQYREIVIAKGLKCLVSNLSRDSMDNDVVKATLETLLILFIRGEGDEDVSRNWISEQARQKNGKYPSPTFLKNKVKADQFSLWIADEFTQSVDNIELLLDFLEIDDMHIRIYTLQLLQALCTTRATRTKELIMKIPTAVSKLCSALDETYEPIRNEAILLLMAIVKDNFNIQKLVVFENTFDKLYRIIEDEGGVMGNIIVQDCLTLINNLLSYNTVNQKYFLETNCIANLSRLISQPLSFGQAEKTVWNPQRLQNVLTALATCRLFVPEDTNNIEKAQTILDRSNLMLSALQLAFGLNMPTEIRVASLLVTADIIRGNNPIQAKFSMIDVPYLDPGLPNTAQKYEDPLPVLYALLNWCLYVNSVHFFDLRVASSTTLKAYFKNNDAAKITFLREQIHIFAKINGYSRKKFKEVDGAMTMGQVQSEAKEENDAEVIHTEDTTSKMGDVVLAAETDNASSSSNSEPSSGLSGSSTSLKVEHEREQDGSESIEEKNTSDNLDSSDEDDGDYRTDGNIIQELVFVGKEAELNPYKIWFSADLLIYLLHEFEQGKKLMMAVTIGNDEADEDLVNILDAIGQALCLCLKFSDPRIPISYTMLLVCWIWEDYEAVDICLSDASILDQLLSFLIDNSQEDTLIMCTVSILLGVLYEFSRPDSPIPRSKLFTILNNRIGSNSFSLKIQQFMLLPQVKTFDALSYSKERDETGLPEVFFTPIFIFLVKDNYYRIKGSFGRDPSIIPERRLNFEAYEKVRIRFNKTAQEFDDLKKLSADISRKQNEEKAKLEGQLQKVTLDYEHSLRDLDLVRKSREQLSEEFESTKNETLRLKALENQLRTEITDISSRLDNASSELYNLKSENFKMTAKLKQVTEQKGKAEDGINKMNRALMDLTRQKSADLKKTKELEESLSNTRQQMESLKKNFQGSASEKDNEIALLKSKINALKSEQEASTTSYNSLSKSLHETSDRLKGSEEKVTNLLGKIHQAASLIESLKEENDSLKEKVKSQSALILRGEEEKNSWKSKSDELSKKVDSLQDELTSTFEEFSTLQESSTKEVDTLNSEITSFKAEISGLREEKTTLEKKVEVLSSKIDEREEAMQKTASDQETTIKEMKNNHTSTISKLNSEIKEKDTEIQKLTERLKDGEKKSLKTTDDLDNKSKENILLHQKQIELENKIKDYNSAIEKKKGESEKSINALQSKIGVLKKQVEENRQNSEKELEEKSALLLEKEGILSDLKEELKECTAKFESSKSEIDSLNRHIKDLESGQKVQIFKLLAQVEEGKKEFEKKQESVLNSQKEWKNRCDTKDAHIKEMKIEIASMQKTGKDQGEKIEALKKKCEDALSEKTKSTKKLLEQVVALKKNAEVDKIKIKNQEEKFNDLLIQKKEQAEKLRTDLFNLKQTIKDGDKGTSDLQKELEETRRKLQENSKFFKKQLFDKDELLAKHKEELRVQSTKLETISKNEDEIVQLKENISSNKMALDKSKLLIEQLKKENKSLKAIEIRNGELQKSLEMKEKEISKSDEKVKSLEKAKEKLEQCSGKELAGLQNAISSLEENLKISKEENAALKNDDSERAKEFEKLRQMLKEREESCKKVSKENSMFQERLKSETEKHRQENEKFAEELRARKKVLTKVQSESEKLHSDLSDLKSSYSTEISKLKKEIQELETRTVARKDELKELKDENASVKEKLNTIKSQRKEEAAKMTDFSNKMEEFKKDNLEATEKLKKDVSDGKALASQLETKLKDAEKSNGIAYEVRDKVKEELNSTTNMLSERKEAYNKLSEEKHEADLKLETQAEQLKTLKLKSKQSDATKAKVDKTLKNAQSRLDMETEENRKIKEQIKQLQSDLEKEKKKNKGPSQDDFDDMLMLLDAMDKKNLKMKKRLRELGETVLSDDDDDDDDDDDDDDDDDDDDDDDDDDDDDNEGEEDDGEEENGNDMVE; translated from the coding sequence ATGGAGCTTCTTCAAAACTTTGTGAGCACGCAATCTGCTACAGAAGGGGAGGTGAATGACTCAATCACCACTATTGTAGATCGACTTTCACACTCTACTCTCATCTCTGATAGAAGAAGTGCAAtcctttctttgaaaagtttCAGTCGTCAATATCGGGAGATTGTCATTGCTAAAGGTTTGAAATGCTTGGTCTCAAATTTAAGTCGGGATTCAATGGATAATGACGTGGTTAAAGCTACCCTTGAAACTCTActtattcttttcattcGTGGCgaaggagatgaagatgtAAGTCGAAATTGGATCAGTGAACAGGCAAGGCAGAAGAATGGCAAGTATCCATCTCCaacatttttaaaaaataaagttaaGGCAGATCAATTCTCACTTTGGATTGCAGACGAGTTTACACAGTCTGTCGATAACATTGAGTTATTACTTGACTTTTTagaaattgatgatatGCACATTAGAATTTACACATTGCAACTATTACAGGCTTTATGTACGACCCGTGCTACTCGAACAAAGGAACTGATTATGAAGATTCCAACTGCCGTATCAAAGCTTTGCTCTGCTTTAGATGAGACATACGAACCCATTCGTAACGAGGCCATTCTCCTTTTAATGGCTATTGTAAAAGATAACTTCAACATCCAGAAATTGGTTGTATTTGAAAACACTTTCGACAAACTATACCGCATTATTGAGGACGAAGGAGGGGTTATGGGGAACATCATTGTACAAGATTGCCTAACCTTAATCAACAATCTTCTTAGCTACAATACGGTGAatcagaaatattttttagaAACAAACTGCATTGCTAATCTTTCAAGACTTATAAGTCAGCCCCTTTCTTTTGGTCAGGCGGAAAAAACCGTGTGGAATCCTCAAAGATTACAGAACGTATTAACGGCGTTGGCTACTTGCAGGCTTTTTGTTCCAGAAGATACCaataatattgaaaaggCACAGACTATTTTAGATCGATCGAACTTAATGCTTTCGGCTTTACAACTAGCATTTGGGTTGAATATGCCTACAGAGATCAGGGTTGCCTCATTGCTGGTCACTGCGGATATTATTCGGGGTAACAATCCCATTCAGGCCAAATTTAGTATGATCGATGTACCATATTTAGACCCGGGTCTACCAAATACCGctcaaaaatatgaagatcCTCTCCCGGTGCTTTATGCTTTATTGAACTGGTGCTTATACGTGAATtctgttcatttttttgatctaAGGGTTGCTTCAAGCACGACACTAAAAGCTTACTTCAAAAATAACGACGCCGCAAAAATTACGTTTCTCAGAGAGcaaatacatatttttgcAAAGATAAACGGATATTCtaggaaaaaattcaaagaagTTGATGGTGCTATGACGATGGGTCAAGTTCAATCAGaggcaaaagaagaaaacgatGCAGAAGTAATCCATACAGAAGATACAACCTCGAAAATGGGGGATGTCGTTCTTGCTGCGGAAACTGACAATGCATCTTCAAGCAGTAACAGTGAACCATCGTCAGGATTGTCCGGAAGTTCAACATCCTTGAAAGTAGAACATGAAAGGGAACAGGATGGCTCTGAAAGTAttgaagagaagaataCATCGGATAACTTAGATAGTagtgatgaagatgacgGAGATTATAGAACAGATGGAAATATAATTCAGGAACTTGTATTTGTGGGTAAGGAAGCGGAATTAAATCCATATAAAATTTGGTTTTCAGCAGAtcttttgatttatttgttgcATGAATTTGAGCAAGGTAAAAAACTTATGATGGCTGTCACAATTGGTAACGACGAGGCCGACGAAGATTTAGTCAATATTTTAGATGCAATTGGTCAGGCATTATGCCTATGTCTTAAATTTTCAGACCCTCGTATACCTATATCATATACCATGCTTCTGGTTTGCTGGATATGGGAAGATTATGAAGCGGTTGATATATGTTTATCAGATGCATCAATATTGGATCAGCTGTTGTCATTTTTAATTGACAACTCTCAAGAAGACACATTAATTATGTGTACCGTTTCAATACTTTTAGGTGTTTTGTATGAATTTTCGAGGCCCGATTCTCCAATACCCAGGTCCAAATTATTTACCATTCTTAACAACAGAATTGGATCAAATTCATTTAGTCTTAAGATACAGCAATTTATGCTACTTCCGCAGGTGAAAACATTCGATGCATTATCGTATTCAAAGGAAAGGGATGAAACTGGTTTACCTGAAGTTTTCTTTACGCCaatattcatattcttGGTCAAAGACAATTACTACAGGATTAAGGGTTCATTTGGGAGAGATCCATCCATCATTCCTGAACGAAGATTAAACTTTGAGGCATATGAAAAGGTGCGAATAAGATTCAATAAAACTGCAcaagaatttgatgatcTTAAAAAGCTTTCGGCTGATATCAGTAGGAAAcagaatgaagaaaaggcaAAGCTTGAAGGGCAGCTCCAAAAAGTTACTTTGGACTATGAGCATTCTTTAAGAGATCTTGATTTGGTCAGGAAATCACGGGAGCAGTTATCTGAGGAATTtgaaagtacaaaaaatgaaacatTGAGATTGAAAGCATTGGAAAACCAGCTAAGGACTGAAATTACGGATATATCATCAAGGTTGGATAATGCATCAAGTGAACTTTATAATCTAAAGAGCGAAAACTTTAAGATGACAGCAAAATTAAAGCAAGTTACAGAGCAGAAAGGAAAAGCGGAAGATGGGATAAACAAAATGAATAGAGCTTTGATGGACTTGACGAGACAGAAGAGTGCggatttgaagaaaaccAAAGAATTGGAAGAATCTCTCTCCAATACGAGACAGCAGATGGAATCACTTAAGAAGAACTTTCAAGGTTCGGCTTCCGAAAAGGATAACGAAATTGCTCTGCTAAAGTCCAAAATTAATGCGTTGAAATCGGAACAAGAAGCCTCAACAACAAGTTATAATTCGCTTAGCAAATCATTACATGAAACTTCTGACAGGTTAAAAGGATCAGAGGAAAAGGTTACAAACTTGTTGGGTAAGATTCATCAAGCAGCATCCTTGATCGAATCATTAAAGGAGGAGAATGATTCGTTGAAGGAGAAAGTTAAAAGCCAATCAGCCTTGATATTAAGAGGcgaggaggagaaaaattcGTGGAAGAGCAAGTCTGATGAACTGTCAAAGAAAGTTGATTCTCTACAGGACGAGCTCACATCTACATTTGAAGAGTTTTCTACTCTTCAGGAGAGTTCAACAAAGGAAGTGGATACATTAAACTCAGAAATTACTTCATTTAAGGCGGAGATAAGTGGATtaagagaagagaaaactACGCTGGAGAAAAAAGTTGAGGTCTTAAGCTCAAAAATCGACGAAAGAGAGGAAGCAATGCAAAAAACAGCTTCAGATCAGGAGACAACAAtaaaagagatgaaaaataatcatACTTCCACAATTTCCAAACTGAACTCAGAgataaaggaaaaggataCAGAGATTCAAAAATTAACAGAGAGATTGAAGGACGGcgagaagaaaagtttaAAGACTACGGATGACCTTGACAACAAAAGTAAAGAGAATATACTTTTACATCAAAAACAGATTGaacttgaaaataaaataaaagattaTAATTCTGCaattgagaagaagaaaggagaaTCAGAGAAATCCATAAATGCGTTGCAATCTAAAATTGGCGTGCTTAAGAAACAGGTCGAAGAGAACCGACAGAACTCTGAAAAGGAGTTAGAGGAGAAAAGCGCTTTacttttggaaaaggaagGCATATTATCAGATTTAAAGgaagaattgaaagaaTGTACCGCAAAATTCGAAAGTAGTAAGTCGGAGATTGATTCTCTCAACCGTCATATCAAGGATCTTGAATCTGGTCAAAAAGttcaaatatttaagtTGCTGGCACAAGTGGAAGAAGGCAAAAAGgagtttgaaaagaagcaagaatCTGTATTGAATAGTCAGAAGGAGTGGAAGAATCGTTGCGATACCAAGGATGCGCACATTAAGGAGATGAAAATCGAGATTGCAAGTATGCAGAAGACAGGTAAAGATCAGGGGGAAAAGATAGAGGctcttaaaaaaaagtgtgaaGATGCACTATCCGAGAAGACTAAGTCAACTAAAAAGCTTCTTGAACAAGTTGTTGCGCTCAAGAAGAATGCGGAAgttgataaaattaaaattaagaatcaggaagaaaaattcaatgaCTTACTGattcagaagaaagaacaagctgaaaaattgagGACAgatctttttaatttgaagCAAACCATAAAGGATGGTGATAAAGGAACAAGTGACCTACAAAAGGAACTCGAAGAAACTAGACGGAAACTGCAGGAGAACTCCAAGTTCTTTAAAAAACAACTTTTCGATAAAGATGAATTATTGGCAAAGCACAAGGAAGAACTCAGGGTACAGTCAACTAAACTTGaaacaatttcaaaaaatgaggatgaaattGTTCAATTAAAGGAGAATATTTCCTCCAACAAGATGGCTCTTGACAAAAGCAAACTTTTAATAGAACAActtaagaaagaaaataagtcGTTAAAGGCTATTGAAATAAGGAATGGCGAACTTCAAAAATCGttagaaatgaaagaaaaggaaatttccaaaagtGACGAAAAGGTGAAATCTCTTGAGAAGGCAAAGGAAAAGCTTGAACAATGCTCTGGCAAGGAACTAGCAGGGCTTCAGAATGCAATAAGTTCACTTGAGgagaatttgaaaattaGCAAAGAGGAGAACGctgctttgaaaaatgatgattcaGAAAGAGCAAaggaatttgaaaaattgaggCAAATGCTGAAGGAAAGGGAGGAATCGTGTAAAAAGGTATCGAAAGAGAACTCTATGTTTCAAGAAAGACTTAAAAGTGAAACAGAAAAGCATAGACAAGAAAACGAGAAATTTGCAGAGGAACTTCGAGCCAGAAAGAAAGTGCTTACGAAAGTACAATCAGAAAGCGAGAAATTACACTCTGACCTTTCAGATTTAAAGAGTTCGTATTCTACCGAAAtttcaaagttgaaaaaagaaattcaagaatTGGAGACACGTACTGTGGCAAGAAAGGATGAGCTAAAAGAATTgaaggatgaaaatgcCTCAGTTAAGGAGAAGCTTAATACTATTAAATCTCAAAGGAAAGAGGAAGCCGCAAAAATGACGGATTTTTCCAATAAGATGGAGGAATTTAAGAAAGACAACTTGGAGGCTACAGAGAAACTTAAGAAGGATGTATCAGATGGAAAGGCTCTTGCTTCGCAGTTGGAAACAAAACTTAAAGATGCGGAGAAGTCTAATGGCATTGCATATGAAGTCAGGGATAAAGTGAAGGAAGAATTGAACTCCACGACTAATATGCTatcagaaagaaaagaggcATATAATAAATTATCGGAGGAGAAGCACGAAGCAGATTTAAAACTTGAAACACAAGCCGAACAGTTGAAGACTTTAAAGTTGAAAAGTAAGCAAAGTGATGCTACAAAAGCCAAGGTTGACAAGACTTTAAAAAATGCACAAAGTAGACTAGATATGGAAACCGAAGAGAACCGAAAGATAAAAGAGCAGATTAAGCAACTCCAATCTGATcttgagaaagagaaaaagaagaataaaggACCATCTCAAGATGATTTCGATGATATGCTAATGCTTTTAGATGCAATGGATAAGaaaaacttgaaaatgaagaagagacTTCGTGAATTGGGCGAAACAGTTTtaagtgatgatgatgatgatgatgatgatgatgatgatgatgatgatgatgatgatgatgatgatgatgatgatgatgatgatgatgatgataatgaggGGGAAGAGGATGATGGGGAAGAGGAGAATGGGAACGATATGGTAGAATAA
- a CDS encoding uncharacterized protein (BUSCO:EOG09260931) produces the protein MVLGKGNQLFGKSKKKNAEKRSSNNWGAFTTGGEQTSVKKPTLKFPGLRKSGNNLSKGLEDLKYGVFELQKLGETGKIRCLAYDPIQSLMAVCTDLNHVTIFGQARVRYTLRIDSVNAVKALRFVEGVFLIAVDGSDTAIHVISLFSRKVVRTISTRYPITAFDTDYSLQFIFVGLKNGDVKAYDIETGRPTYLSIRSEQRKMLPGEVDTHVCDIKFHPRDFGTILIAYPKVCIIFSLIEDKTVHTFTYGLPKAAPGGPNASYTYNADGYYYPSVTHCLWHPNGLHIATTYDDNSIVFWDAQTGERLIARTLFDSYVDIPTGESLQPEDVKMTPIKNIQWICGSDPEKTSLLILGGDSYVNEGYHQLVRMDFGKMISYSMSSYKHMADYYGQPKQQNIFAIHSKADVYDFIALPQKSPFFDGNHNPTLIAVVLTDGSLKFLNYPIGNLSYEACRFPSTISWLNPKITCSSSSYLDRRILNSVYDPFPENRSILKGGIPSKPKFKAEAGSVVVTGHESGFIRIWNSSQGDLNSGAVLEIDLAAILQNDSLECSVSKISFAPDQMELSCSLFDGTVLLFSYQENKHYKPGAVSGLTNQMGNLAIGEGAIVNISSRAPLDVKRGFMPVLLLRPLENGKVTALCNSNVGFVAIGYESGRLLVIDRRGNVVIFNTLLEEKGLSIGMSPTSIQFGFGRLNDSLEKCTVFMYVGTSIGRLMTYSINSDSRGRFSVHEVNQLDTNDSDIIDIISLNSLTGRPCSPNMYQMSANPTEVDLSTPYIISVSSSDIRITKGESKVAHKTYSKGSISKTGITGAKTADGSISFCLEVIMAKTKKSAILSLPTLSEICVIGLPYRIDPEYAVQSSILPLGDAFLRLSETEAVLINVMNLRKAIRGPETENHDDVLFLKNIMIPSRPKANQLLKGTASVTFDDFYRLLMGENKKVVSQSEESRLAWNISPYNSANFSILGTSKPHYYDPYALSQHIELNKSPRSSYKPGTHNSWNLENLKKYANSAVERGTDKVGNYVSDMNDDFDKFVSQTKKDAMKSIFKGALN, from the coding sequence ATGGTACTTGGAAAGGGAAATCAGCTATTTGGAaaatccaaaaagaaaaatgctgAGAAGAGATCCAGCAATAACTGGGGAGCGTTTACAACAGGTGGCGAACAAACAAGTGTTAAAAAACCCACATTAAAATTCCCTGGACTTCGAAAATCTGGAAACAATCTATCAAAGGGACTTGAGGATTTGAAATATGGAGTTTTTGAACTTCAAAAGCTTGGggaaacaggaaaaattagATGTCTTGCCTATGATCCTATCCAGAGCTTGATGGCTGTGTGCACTGATCTTAACCATGTTACAATATTTGGTCAGGCGAGGGTTCGTTACACACTTCGAATTGATTCAGTGAATGCAGTCAAGGCACTAAGATTCGTTGAAGGCGTTTTCTTGATTGCAGTTGATGGTTCTGATACGGCGATACATGTGATTTCCCTTTTCTCCAGGAAAGTTGTTAGAACCATTTCTACGAGGTATCCAATTACTGCCTTTGATACAGACTATTCATTAcaatttatatttgttgGACTAAAGAATGGTGATGTTAAAGCATACGATATTGAAACAGGAAGACCGACATATCTTTCAATTCGCAGCGAGCAACGGAAAATGTTGCCAGGTGAGGTTGATACCCATGTTTGTGATATCAAGTTTCATCCTCGAGATTTTGGCACCATCCTTATAGCATATCCAAAGGTGTGCATTATATTTAGTTTAATTGAGGACAAAACTGTTCACACCTTTACATATGGTTTACCAAAGGCAGCACCAGGTGGACCAAATGCCTCTTACACGTACAATGCTGACGGTTATTATTACCCGAGTGTCACTCATTGTCTTTGGCATCCGAATGGGCTTCACATTGCTACTACATATGATGACAATTCTATCGTGTTTTGGGATGCTCAAACAGGTGAGAGATTAATAGCCAGAACGCTATTTGATAGCTATGTTGATATTCCAACAGGCGAATCACTTCAGCCTGAAGACGTGAAGATGACTCCAATTAAAAACATTCAATGGATTTGTGGCTCAGATCCAGAGAAAACGTCATTACTTATACTTGGAGGGGACTCATACGTGAATGAAGGATACCATCAGCTTGTACGCATGGACTTCGGTAAAATGATATCATACTCAATGTCCAGCTACAAGCATATGGCTGACTATTATGGTCAACCAAAAcagcaaaatatatttgctATACATTCGAAAGCCGATGTGTATGACTTTATTGCTCTCCCTCAGAAGTCCCCATTTTTTGATGGAAACCACAATCCAACGTTAATCGCCGTTGTGCTTACTGATGGCTCGTTAAAGTTTCTTAACTATCCTATAGGTAATCTTTCCTACGAGGCATGCCGATTTCCTTCCACAATATCTTGGCTAAACCCGAAAATTActtgctcttcttcttcatatttGGACCGGAGAATATTGAACAGTGTCTATGATCCATTTCCAGAAAATCGAAGTATCTTAAAAGGAGGAATTCCAAGTAAACCTAAGTTCAAGGCAGAAGCTGGCTCAGTAGTTGTTACAGGCCATGAATCTGGCTTTATTAGAATCTGGAATTCATCCCAAGGGGATCTTAATAGTGGTGCCGTCTTAGAAATCGATTTAGCAGCAATCCTTCAGAATGACTCGCTCGAATGCTCTGTGTCCAAAATCTCATTTGCTCCAGATCAAATGGAACTGTCATGCAGTCTCTTTGACGGAACGGTTTTACTATTTTcatatcaagaaaataaacattATAAGCCGGGTGCTGTCTCTGGATTGACGAATCAGATGGGAAATCTTGCTATTGGGGAAGGTGCTATTGTTAATATAAGTTCTAGGGCACCATTAGACGTCAAACGTGGATTTATGCCCGTTTTACTCCTTAGACCGCTTGAAAATGGCAAGGTTACTGCATTATGCAACAGTAATGTTGGATTCGTGGCCATTGGCTATGAATCTGGAAGGCTTTTGGTTATTGATCGGCGGGGAAATGTTGTTATTTTTAACACTCTGttagaagaaaaaggattATCGATCGGGATGTCACCAACCTCTATACAATTTGGGTTTGGAAGACTCAATGACAGTTTAGAGAAATGTACAGTGTTCATGTATGTTGGAACGTCTATTGGTAGGCTAATGACATATTCAATTAATTCAGATTCAAGAGGCAGGTTTTCTGTTCATGAAGTTAATCAATTGGATACTAATGACTCTGATATAATTGATATAATTTCATTGAACTCATTGACGGGAAGACCATGCAGCCCTAATATGTATCAAATGAGCGCAAATCCTACGGAAGTGGACCTTTCCACCCCCTATATTATTTCCGTGTCGAGTTCAGATATTAGAATTACAAAAGGGGAATCGAAGGTTGCACATAAAACCTATAGCAAAGGTTCCATATCAAAAACAGGAATTACTGGTGCCAAAACGGCGGATGGAagcatttctttctgtctAGAGGTCATAATGgcgaaaacaaagaaaagtgcGATTTTGTCGCTTCCCACGCTTTCAGAGATTTGTGTCATTGGATTACCATATAGAATTGATCCTGAATATGCTGTACAAAGTTCAATTCTTCCACTTGGAGATGCATTTTTAAGGCTATCGGAAACAGAAGCAGTACTAATTAATGTCATGAATCTAAGAAAGGCAATTAGAGGGCCAGAAACCGAAAACCACGATGATGTTCTCTTTTTAAAGAACATCATGATTCCATCCAGACCTAAGGCTAACCAATTACTTAAAGGGACTGCCTCTGTAacatttgatgatttctACAGACTGCTCATGGGtgagaataaaaaagtggTTAGTCAATCAGAGGAATCCAGACTTGCGTGGAACATCTCTCCTTACAATTCAGCAAATTTCAGTATTTTGGGAACATCAAAACCCCATTACTATGATCCATATGCATTAAGCCAGCATATAGAGCTCAATAAGTCTCCAAGATCGAGTTACAAACCAGGTACACACAACTCATGGAATTTGgagaatttgaaaaaatatgctAACAGTGCAGTTGAACGTGGAACGGACAAAGTAGGAAATTATGTTAGCGATATGAACGATGATTTTGACAAATTTGTGAGCCAGACAAAGAAGGATGCTATGAAAAGCATATTCAAAGGTGCCTTGAATTAA